One genomic window of Monodelphis domestica isolate mMonDom1 chromosome 1, mMonDom1.pri, whole genome shotgun sequence includes the following:
- the LOC100029621 gene encoding protein FAM204A-like — translation MWSGLLPPGVNESDIELSSEDETTVKISELSSKEDKGDDVTGEVRLPVFHTGGPKNGAETDTKNADEACPSGVPLNMWNKFQELHKKHSELRTVTNSRSRRTKRKRPRKDKLNNEESGSQQSSNEAQWKELTQYFGINDKFEPLISNRELLKSGLEVSIDKSVAEGDIEKAEELSNRLATRELGVKIAKAVACRNFVKAKKDAETSQEAQKKKKLAWGFEAKKRWETKSNMGYM, via the coding sequence ATGTGGAGTGGACTGTTACCACCTGGGGTGAATGAAAGTGATATTGAGTTGAGTTCTGAGGATGAGACCACAGTGAAGATTTCAGAACtcagttcaaaggaagataaGGGAGATGATGTAACTGGAGAAGTCAGGCTCCCTGTTTTCCATACTGGTGGACCTAAAAATGGGGCAGAGACAGATACAAAAAATGCTGATGAAGCGTGTCCATCTGGAGTTCCCCTAAATATGTGGAATAAGTTTCAAGAATTACATAAAAAACATTCTGAACTGAGAACTGTAACAAATTCTAGAAGCAGAAGGACTAAAAGAAAACGTCCCAGAAAAGATAAATTGAATAATGAAGAGTCTGGCAGTCAACAATCTTCAAATGAAGCCCAGTGGAAGGAGCTTACTCAGTATTTTGGAATAAATGATAAGTTTGAACCCCTCATAAGCAATAGAGAACTTCTAAAGTCTGGCCTTGAAGTGAGCATCGACAAATCTGTGGCTGAAGGGGATATTGAGAAAGCAGAAGAACTAAGTAATAGGTTAGCTACTCGGGAGCTTGGAGTAAAAATTGCCAAAGCTGTTGCTTGCCGTAATTTTGTAAAGGCTAAAAAAGATGCTGAAACTTCACAAGAggctcaaaaaaagaagaaacttgcATGGGGGTTTGAAGCAAAGAAGAGATGGGAAACCAAAAGCAACATGGGATATATGTAA